In Shinella sp. XGS7, a single genomic region encodes these proteins:
- a CDS encoding translocation/assembly module TamB domain-containing protein → MNDKNSPATPDSEPVRPTPPRRRARWLLAGTLALPVLASVAGLGAYWALGSAGGSAWLLRQVPGLVVEAPEGALLGDFSARRLAWRSESFSLELQGLAWQGLSLSWDRSPALWGRLRIQSLSAQRLLLDWKADPDAPPTPAPQDLALPLALDLPTLSLGEISAPGLGSTPLRELRAGLWLGEDGGARHRLALQGLRWERLNLEGEARIASAGPLPLQAALRLSQQAATESAADLQPPAWRAQLQLDGPLAAPQLRAEAQVQVEGQTGQRLALQAGLRPFAPWPLAGAEIKTQNFDLQALSDQLPATALSGSARLDSPAWDQPALLQAELSNARAGRWDQRRLPLQQLKLDLALRPDRLGDLLSDPQGLAALQLRRLEARLGSAAEPGGELTASGTGVQLQARLRELRSAALDARLPRLTLGGSLALEGQPGAPGLPLRLQSRLEGQFMPEGAPARPLSLVLQARHADRVLALEDAQLQSGHSQLKLQGRLQSAGSGAWSARFQAAAKDFDPRLLWAGPPRSAWAQGQHSLEASASGELTGGAAGGKTWPQGRAELKLGPSLLAGIGLEGTLNYQAEARGNPTLRGELRAGENRLQLRADDLGGKAPQAQLSLDAPRLAPLAPLLALAGGQPQLAGSLQAQADFTEQAGAWRSSGSLKAQGLQLRGLPALGQQAFALAESQLGWSLDSRAEAPLRAEGQIDRLSLGSTQLSSARLDLQGSWARHRLQLQAQGQLPAPSWAAGLVDGSTLGGQFSTELSGQFSDSPWQALAQARKPLDWRAQLGSLLLRPQPQRRNQPDWLKLQDLALSLSLGGDGLPIAAQAQPGRLELAGATLSWSQLQWQAPRQAGQNPLLALDLNLEPLKVAPLLARWQPDFGWGGELVVGGQVKVRSSPQVEIDIGLNRAGGDLTVTEGSLTQQLGLSDLHISLQARDGVWHFAQGLAGSNLGVLAGAASSRTSPQALWPEPQAPLEGVLQLDVANLSTWGAWVPAGWRLGGTFNAALRLAGKVGAPELLGSARAAQLQLRNPLLGVDAREGELALDLQGPSATLQRFSVRGGEGTLSAQGRAELGAKPQLDLSFKAEKFAFLSRVDRRVVASGQAALLAGDRSLSLKGQVAVDEGLFDFSRGNAPSLDSDVQVLRRPDPQAQATAAAKRSNPNPPKIDVQVGIDLGRDLRLRGRGVDTRLRGELRLIHQGAGPLLTGTVRTFGGTYDAYGQKLEIEKGEVSFAGAIDNPRLDVRAVRPNTDQVVVGVTVTGTALDPRIKLFSEPDKSDTEKLSWLLLGRAPDNLGRTDTALLQRAALALLSGEGESPSGKLMKNLGLDEFSLGQDDTDARSTVVRLGKQLSRRWYVGYERSLNATAGSWQLIYRMAQRFTLRAQAGQDNALDLIWQWKWD, encoded by the coding sequence GTGAACGACAAGAATTCCCCCGCCACCCCGGACAGCGAGCCGGTGCGCCCCACCCCGCCCCGCCGCCGCGCCCGCTGGCTGCTGGCCGGCACCCTGGCCCTGCCCGTGCTGGCCAGCGTGGCCGGCCTGGGCGCCTACTGGGCCCTGGGCAGCGCCGGCGGCAGCGCCTGGCTGCTGCGCCAGGTGCCGGGCCTGGTGGTGGAAGCGCCCGAAGGCGCCCTGCTGGGCGACTTCTCGGCGCGCCGCCTGGCCTGGCGCAGCGAGAGCTTCAGCCTGGAGCTGCAGGGCCTGGCCTGGCAGGGTCTGAGCCTGAGCTGGGACCGCAGCCCCGCGCTCTGGGGCCGGCTGCGCATCCAGAGCCTGAGCGCCCAGCGCCTGCTGCTGGACTGGAAGGCCGACCCTGACGCCCCGCCCACGCCGGCCCCGCAAGACCTGGCCCTGCCCCTGGCGCTGGACCTGCCCACGCTGAGCCTGGGTGAGATCAGCGCGCCCGGCCTGGGCAGCACGCCGCTGCGCGAGCTGCGCGCCGGCCTGTGGCTGGGCGAGGACGGCGGCGCCCGTCACCGCCTGGCCCTGCAGGGTCTGCGCTGGGAACGCCTGAATCTGGAAGGCGAGGCCCGCATCGCCAGCGCCGGCCCCCTGCCCCTGCAGGCCGCGCTGCGTCTGAGCCAGCAGGCGGCCACCGAATCCGCCGCCGATCTGCAGCCTCCCGCCTGGCGAGCCCAGCTGCAGCTGGACGGCCCCCTGGCCGCGCCCCAGCTCCGGGCCGAGGCCCAGGTGCAGGTGGAAGGCCAGACCGGCCAGCGCCTGGCGCTGCAGGCCGGCCTGCGCCCCTTTGCCCCCTGGCCCCTGGCCGGGGCCGAGATCAAGACCCAGAACTTCGATCTGCAGGCCCTCTCGGACCAGCTGCCCGCCACCGCCCTCAGCGGCAGCGCCCGCCTGGACAGCCCCGCCTGGGACCAGCCCGCCCTGCTGCAGGCCGAGCTGAGCAATGCCCGCGCCGGCCGCTGGGACCAGCGGCGCCTGCCCCTGCAGCAGCTCAAGCTGGACCTGGCCCTGCGCCCCGACCGCCTGGGCGATCTGCTCAGCGATCCGCAGGGCCTGGCCGCCCTGCAGCTGCGCCGCCTGGAGGCCCGCCTGGGCAGCGCCGCCGAACCTGGCGGCGAGCTCACAGCCTCGGGCACGGGCGTGCAGTTGCAGGCCCGGCTGCGCGAGCTGCGCAGTGCGGCCCTGGATGCACGACTGCCCCGCCTGACCCTGGGCGGCAGCCTGGCCCTGGAGGGCCAGCCCGGCGCCCCGGGCCTGCCGCTGCGGCTGCAGAGCCGGCTGGAGGGCCAGTTCATGCCCGAGGGCGCCCCGGCACGCCCGCTCAGCCTGGTGCTGCAGGCCCGCCACGCCGACCGGGTGCTGGCGCTGGAAGACGCCCAGCTGCAGTCCGGCCACTCCCAGCTCAAGCTGCAGGGCCGGCTGCAGTCGGCCGGCAGCGGCGCCTGGAGCGCCCGCTTCCAGGCCGCCGCCAAGGATTTTGATCCGCGCCTGCTCTGGGCCGGCCCGCCGCGCTCGGCCTGGGCCCAGGGCCAGCACAGCCTGGAAGCCAGCGCCAGCGGCGAGCTGACGGGCGGCGCGGCCGGCGGCAAGACCTGGCCCCAGGGCCGGGCCGAGCTCAAGCTGGGCCCCAGCCTGCTGGCCGGCATCGGCCTGGAAGGCACGCTGAACTACCAGGCCGAGGCCCGCGGCAACCCCACCCTGCGTGGCGAGCTGCGTGCCGGCGAGAACCGCCTGCAGCTGCGCGCCGACGACCTGGGTGGCAAGGCCCCGCAGGCGCAGCTCAGCCTGGATGCACCGCGCCTGGCCCCGCTGGCGCCCCTGCTGGCCCTGGCCGGCGGCCAGCCCCAGCTGGCCGGCAGCCTGCAGGCCCAGGCCGATTTCACCGAGCAGGCTGGCGCCTGGCGCAGCAGCGGCAGCCTCAAGGCCCAGGGCCTGCAGCTGCGCGGCCTGCCGGCCCTGGGCCAGCAGGCCTTTGCCCTGGCCGAGAGCCAGCTCGGCTGGAGCCTGGACAGCCGCGCCGAAGCCCCGCTGCGCGCCGAGGGACAGATTGATCGCCTGAGCCTGGGCAGCACCCAGCTGAGCAGCGCCCGCCTCGATCTGCAGGGCAGCTGGGCCCGCCATCGCCTGCAGCTGCAGGCCCAGGGTCAGCTGCCGGCTCCGAGCTGGGCGGCCGGTCTGGTGGACGGCAGCACCCTGGGCGGGCAGTTCAGCACCGAACTCAGTGGCCAGTTCAGCGACTCGCCCTGGCAGGCCCTGGCTCAGGCGCGCAAGCCCCTGGACTGGCGCGCCCAGCTGGGCAGTCTGCTGCTGCGGCCCCAGCCCCAGCGCCGCAACCAGCCCGACTGGCTCAAGCTGCAAGACCTGGCCCTGAGCCTGAGCCTGGGGGGCGACGGCCTGCCGATCGCGGCCCAGGCCCAGCCCGGCCGCCTGGAGCTGGCCGGCGCCACCCTCAGCTGGAGCCAGCTGCAGTGGCAGGCACCGCGCCAGGCCGGCCAGAACCCGCTGCTGGCCCTGGACCTGAATCTGGAGCCCCTCAAGGTGGCGCCCCTGCTGGCACGCTGGCAGCCCGACTTCGGCTGGGGCGGCGAACTGGTGGTGGGCGGCCAGGTGAAGGTGCGCAGCAGCCCGCAGGTGGAGATCGACATCGGCCTGAACCGCGCGGGCGGCGACCTGACGGTGACCGAGGGCAGCCTCACCCAGCAGCTGGGCCTGAGCGACTTGCACATCAGTCTGCAGGCACGCGATGGGGTCTGGCACTTTGCCCAGGGCCTGGCCGGCAGCAATCTGGGCGTGCTGGCCGGCGCAGCCAGCAGCCGCACCTCGCCCCAGGCCCTGTGGCCCGAGCCCCAGGCGCCGCTGGAGGGGGTGCTGCAGCTGGACGTGGCCAATCTCAGCACCTGGGGCGCCTGGGTGCCGGCGGGCTGGCGCCTGGGCGGCACCTTCAATGCCGCCCTGCGCCTGGCCGGCAAGGTGGGCGCGCCCGAGCTGCTGGGCAGCGCCCGCGCCGCCCAGCTGCAGCTGCGCAACCCCCTGCTGGGCGTGGACGCCCGCGAGGGCGAGCTGGCGCTGGACCTGCAAGGGCCCAGCGCCACGCTGCAGCGCTTCAGCGTGCGCGGCGGCGAGGGCACGCTCAGCGCCCAGGGCCGGGCCGAGCTGGGCGCCAAGCCGCAGCTGGACCTGAGCTTCAAGGCCGAGAAGTTCGCCTTCCTGAGTCGGGTGGACCGGCGCGTGGTGGCCAGCGGCCAGGCCGCCCTGCTGGCAGGCGATCGCAGCCTCAGCCTCAAGGGCCAGGTGGCGGTGGACGAAGGCCTGTTCGACTTCTCGCGCGGCAATGCGCCCAGCCTGGACAGCGATGTGCAGGTGCTGCGCCGCCCCGATCCTCAGGCCCAGGCGACGGCCGCGGCCAAGCGCAGCAACCCCAATCCGCCCAAGATCGATGTGCAGGTGGGCATAGACCTGGGCCGCGACCTGCGCCTGCGCGGCCGCGGCGTGGACACGCGGCTGCGCGGCGAGCTGCGCCTGATCCACCAGGGCGCCGGCCCCCTGCTCACCGGCACTGTGCGCACCTTTGGCGGCACCTATGACGCCTATGGCCAGAAGCTGGAGATCGAGAAGGGCGAGGTCAGCTTTGCCGGCGCCATCGACAACCCGCGCCTGGACGTGCGCGCGGTGCGCCCCAACACCGACCAGGTGGTGGTGGGCGTGACCGTCACCGGCACGGCCCTGGACCCGCGCATCAAACTCTTCTCCGAGCCCGACAAGAGTGACACCGAGAAGCTTTCCTGGCTGCTGCTGGGTCGCGCGCCCGACAACCTGGGCCGCACCGACACCGCCCTGCTGCAGCGCGCCGCCCTGGCCCTGCTCAGCGGCGAGGGCGAAAGCCCCTCGGGCAAGCTGATGAAGAACCTGGGGCTGGACGAGTTCTCCCTGGGTCAGGACGACACCGACGCCCGCAGCACCGTGGTGCGCCTGGGCAAGCAGCTTTCACGCCGCTGGTATGTGGGCTACGAGCGCAGCCTCAACGCCACCGCCGGCAGCTGGCAGCTCATCTACCGCATGGCCCAGCGCTTCACCCTGCGCGCCCAGGCCGGGCAGGACAACGCCCTGGACCTGATCTGGCAGTGGAAGTGGGATTGA
- a CDS encoding DGQHR domain-containing protein, translating into MDKQRIPAIRCKQWLTDWDDYPFPEENERRKPPEELLIFSMSAKQLRKLSGVYVRKREGTDATGIQRMHEKDRSLKIAEYVRAGYPFGDLSGKQQADPSNDSLKKPGWLPTAIVVNFLKAGDIRRGKSVDPNDAITVDVNGSVAEVVLPNGMAAANWEPQSLAPIEVIDGQHRLFAFDDASQLPDDFELPVVAFHGLDIGWQAYLFWSINVSPKKINPSHAYDLFPLLRTQDWLETVSSVHVYREARAQELTDLLYRHPASPWNGRINMLGERKSGWVSQAGWVQAIYNSFLSPGLVGRSRKGLFAANLSTTAGPLDWSRPQQVSLLIFIWQKLREAVQAKADGWPHQLRELVAPQIDFEDGYDPAFVGNKTLLNQEQGVRGLCLACNDVLYRAALKLRLDDWEVGDIDAGETRTEDIDRCLADLEHQSFASEIASAIGALAEFDWRSSDVPGLTAEEELKKSGFRGTGGYGRVRQELLELLAKQNSQLGKIAGELLAIDAT; encoded by the coding sequence TTGGACAAGCAACGAATTCCAGCCATCCGCTGCAAGCAATGGCTTACAGACTGGGACGACTATCCTTTTCCAGAAGAAAACGAACGCCGGAAACCGCCTGAAGAATTGCTTATCTTCTCGATGTCGGCGAAGCAGTTGCGAAAGCTTTCTGGGGTCTATGTACGCAAGCGAGAGGGAACGGACGCGACCGGGATCCAGCGGATGCATGAGAAGGATCGCTCGCTGAAGATCGCCGAGTACGTACGTGCAGGCTACCCATTCGGTGACTTGTCGGGCAAGCAGCAAGCAGACCCGAGCAATGACTCTCTCAAAAAGCCCGGATGGCTGCCCACTGCCATCGTCGTGAATTTTTTGAAAGCGGGCGACATCAGACGAGGCAAGTCCGTTGATCCAAACGATGCGATAACGGTGGACGTGAATGGCAGTGTTGCCGAGGTTGTACTACCGAATGGGATGGCCGCCGCAAACTGGGAGCCTCAAAGCTTGGCGCCCATTGAAGTCATCGACGGACAACACCGACTGTTCGCATTCGATGACGCTTCCCAGCTACCGGACGATTTTGAACTCCCGGTCGTTGCGTTCCATGGCTTGGACATTGGCTGGCAGGCATATCTGTTTTGGTCGATCAACGTTTCACCGAAGAAGATAAATCCAAGTCACGCATACGACTTGTTCCCACTGCTCCGGACTCAGGACTGGCTTGAAACAGTTTCATCCGTCCATGTTTACCGTGAAGCTCGGGCTCAAGAGCTGACGGACCTTCTATACAGGCACCCTGCGAGCCCATGGAATGGCCGCATCAACATGCTGGGAGAGCGAAAGTCCGGATGGGTTTCTCAGGCGGGTTGGGTTCAGGCGATCTACAACTCTTTCCTTAGTCCAGGTTTGGTGGGGCGTAGCCGCAAAGGTCTCTTTGCCGCAAACCTGTCAACAACGGCTGGACCACTCGACTGGAGCCGACCACAACAGGTCTCGCTACTTATTTTTATCTGGCAAAAATTGCGAGAGGCGGTTCAAGCAAAGGCAGACGGGTGGCCTCATCAATTGAGAGAGTTGGTAGCTCCTCAAATCGACTTCGAAGATGGCTACGATCCCGCTTTCGTCGGCAACAAGACCTTGCTGAACCAGGAACAAGGCGTGCGTGGCCTATGCCTCGCGTGTAACGACGTTCTCTACCGTGCTGCATTGAAATTGCGATTGGATGATTGGGAGGTCGGCGACATTGATGCTGGTGAGACACGCACCGAAGATATTGATCGATGCTTGGCTGACTTGGAACACCAATCGTTTGCAAGCGAAATCGCATCCGCCATTGGCGCACTCGCCGAATTCGATTGGCGGTCAAGCGATGTTCCAGGGCTGACCGCAGAAGAAGAGCTGAAGAAGTCTGGATTCAGAGGCACGGGCGGCTATGGCAGGGTGCGGCAGGAGCTCTTGGAGCTACTCGCGAAGCAGAATAGCCAGCTCGGGAAAATTGCTGGCGAGCTTCTGGCAATTGATGCAACCTGA
- a CDS encoding autotransporter assembly complex family protein, with protein MRGRRLLPSALALPTALLALLLLSGCASLSQMLGRQDSAPGPAATETAGPQRQAYRLQVQAPENLAALLSEHLDLARFQRVGEHERLSRSELERLAVDTPAQARSLLETEGFFNAQVQVQRAEGPDGLPLLTVQVEPGPQARIAGLDLGFSGDLQDPQEPDAQRLAEQLRQQLQGAFLLQPGRGFRQADWSSAKTESLARVRAGGYPLARWAHTAARVQAEDNQVELELLLDSGPLFRLGELQIEGLKHHAEDTVRRVSPLQPGQPFSERALLDFQENILKTQLFDGASVEIQPDPAQAAATPVLVKLREAPLQEATTGVGYSTNDGQGVNVSYLHRSPFGLPLRSLSKIKYSRELRSASLELTSHPQTDMHRNLGSLALEEDRGGDIITTNLVARLGRLRETARDERLDYLEVLRSRERLGELSFSAGAVSLNTQRIWRRVDSLLLPTEGRTATLALGVGRADSTVSPNGTFGRAHLKLGWYKPLAERRWFASARLELAQVFGRQEIEIPDRLLFRAGGDDSVRGYSARSLGPLTNGLVTGGRTLFTGSVELARPISKSFPSLWGATFIDVGNAAERWGDLRPVVGWGAGVRWRSPIGPLRLDLARGQDLGQWRLHFSVGIVL; from the coding sequence ATGAGGGGCCGCCGCCTGCTGCCCTCCGCCCTCGCGCTGCCCACCGCCCTGCTGGCGCTGCTGCTGCTCTCGGGCTGTGCCAGTCTGAGCCAGATGCTGGGCCGCCAGGACTCAGCCCCCGGCCCGGCCGCCACCGAGACCGCCGGCCCGCAGCGCCAGGCCTACCGCCTGCAGGTGCAGGCGCCCGAGAACCTGGCCGCCCTGCTGAGCGAGCATCTGGACCTGGCGCGCTTCCAGCGCGTGGGTGAGCACGAGCGCCTGAGCCGCAGCGAGCTGGAGCGCCTGGCCGTGGACACCCCGGCCCAGGCGCGCAGCCTGCTGGAGACCGAGGGCTTCTTCAACGCCCAGGTGCAGGTGCAGCGCGCCGAAGGCCCGGATGGCCTGCCCCTGCTGACCGTGCAGGTGGAGCCCGGCCCCCAGGCCCGCATCGCCGGCCTGGACCTGGGTTTCAGCGGCGACCTGCAGGACCCGCAGGAGCCCGACGCCCAGCGCCTGGCCGAACAGCTGCGCCAGCAGCTTCAGGGCGCTTTTCTGCTCCAGCCCGGCCGCGGCTTTCGCCAGGCCGACTGGTCCAGCGCCAAGACCGAGAGCCTGGCCCGCGTGCGGGCCGGCGGCTACCCGCTGGCGCGCTGGGCCCATACCGCGGCCCGGGTGCAGGCCGAGGACAACCAGGTGGAGCTGGAGCTGCTGCTGGACAGCGGCCCCCTGTTCCGCCTGGGCGAGCTGCAGATCGAGGGACTCAAGCATCACGCCGAGGACACGGTGCGCCGCGTCAGCCCCCTGCAGCCCGGCCAGCCCTTCAGCGAGCGTGCCCTGCTGGACTTCCAGGAGAACATCCTCAAGACCCAGCTCTTCGACGGCGCCAGCGTCGAGATCCAGCCCGATCCGGCGCAGGCCGCCGCCACGCCGGTGCTGGTCAAGCTGCGCGAGGCGCCCCTGCAGGAGGCCACCACCGGCGTGGGCTACAGCACCAATGACGGCCAGGGCGTCAATGTGAGCTATCTGCACCGCAGCCCCTTCGGCCTGCCCCTGCGCAGCCTCAGCAAGATCAAGTACAGCCGCGAGCTGCGCAGCGCCTCGCTGGAGCTGACCTCGCACCCGCAGACCGATATGCACCGCAATCTAGGCTCCCTGGCCCTGGAGGAGGACCGCGGCGGCGACATCATCACCACCAATCTGGTGGCCCGTCTGGGCCGCCTGCGCGAAACCGCGCGCGACGAGCGCCTGGACTATCTGGAAGTGCTGCGCTCGCGCGAGCGCCTGGGCGAGCTGAGCTTCAGCGCCGGCGCCGTCTCCCTCAACACCCAGCGCATCTGGCGCCGCGTGGACAGCCTGCTGCTGCCCACCGAGGGCCGCACCGCCACCCTGGCGCTGGGGGTGGGCCGCGCCGACAGCACGGTCTCGCCCAACGGCACCTTTGGCCGCGCCCACCTCAAGCTGGGCTGGTACAAGCCCCTGGCCGAGCGCCGCTGGTTCGCCAGCGCCCGGCTGGAGCTGGCCCAGGTCTTCGGCCGCCAGGAGATCGAGATTCCCGACCGCCTGCTCTTCCGCGCCGGTGGCGACGACTCGGTGCGCGGCTATTCCGCGCGCAGCCTGGGCCCCCTGACCAATGGCCTGGTCACCGGCGGCCGCACCCTCTTCACCGGCAGCGTCGAGCTGGCCCGCCCCATCAGCAAGAGCTTCCCCAGCCTCTGGGGCGCCACCTTCATCGACGTGGGCAATGCCGCCGAGCGCTGGGGCGATCTGCGCCCCGTGGTGGGCTGGGGCGCGGGCGTGCGCTGGCGCAGCCCCATCGGCCCGCTGCGCCTGGACCTCGCGCGCGGCCAGGACCTGGGCCAGTGGCGCCTGCATTTCAGCGTGGGCATCGTGCTGTGA
- a CDS encoding DNA adenine methylase — MGSKRAMLRNGLGELLTELVPARDRFFDLFCGSGSVAGYVAQRFAVPVYACDLQTYAVALTACQVEQTASFAHEDVGEAWISAAAQWLAAYSDDWQRANRILPSGPSFDAWRSAVKDAREFCSNLPDAFPTGRAYGGYYYSPVQAMVLDALRASLPSAHRTAALAALIDAASSCAAAPGHTAQPFGTKDSALPHLAAAWERDVSLVCLEALKRNSTFKAKVGGQVSHSDAVSLTQKLTPRDVAFIDPPYSEVQYSRFYHVLESISRGSVGDVSGAGRYPALASRPQSKFCLVTKSAEAFDELMLGVACSGADALVTFPAQHASNGLSGDLVEAISGQYFKVKARKVTSLFSTMGGNAISRHARKTATELILHLEPR; from the coding sequence ATGGGATCAAAGCGGGCAATGCTCCGCAATGGCTTGGGTGAGCTACTCACAGAATTGGTACCCGCGAGGGATCGATTCTTCGATCTTTTCTGCGGTTCCGGCTCAGTGGCAGGCTATGTGGCTCAACGGTTCGCCGTTCCGGTTTATGCCTGCGATCTGCAAACGTACGCTGTGGCGCTGACTGCCTGTCAAGTCGAGCAAACGGCATCCTTTGCGCACGAAGACGTCGGCGAAGCTTGGATTTCCGCTGCGGCTCAATGGCTCGCTGCTTACTCTGATGATTGGCAGCGTGCAAACAGGATACTCCCTTCCGGCCCATCATTTGATGCTTGGCGTTCGGCGGTCAAAGACGCCAGGGAGTTTTGCTCGAACCTGCCTGATGCATTCCCTACCGGAAGAGCTTACGGGGGCTATTACTACAGTCCAGTCCAAGCAATGGTGCTGGACGCGTTGAGAGCAAGCCTTCCGTCAGCTCACCGAACTGCGGCACTTGCGGCATTGATCGATGCGGCAAGCTCATGTGCGGCTGCCCCCGGACATACTGCCCAGCCATTTGGGACAAAAGACTCAGCGCTGCCTCATCTTGCCGCAGCCTGGGAAAGGGATGTGTCCTTGGTCTGCCTTGAGGCACTGAAACGCAACTCAACATTTAAGGCGAAGGTTGGCGGGCAAGTCTCACACTCCGACGCGGTTTCCTTGACTCAGAAGCTGACGCCTCGCGATGTGGCATTCATTGATCCTCCTTACTCAGAAGTTCAATACAGCCGCTTTTATCACGTGCTTGAATCGATAAGTCGCGGGTCTGTTGGGGATGTCAGTGGAGCGGGCCGATATCCGGCTCTCGCGAGTAGGCCGCAATCGAAATTTTGCCTCGTAACTAAATCCGCCGAAGCATTCGATGAACTGATGCTGGGGGTCGCATGCTCGGGAGCCGATGCACTTGTGACCTTCCCCGCACAGCATGCATCGAATGGGCTGTCGGGCGACTTAGTTGAGGCGATATCGGGCCAGTACTTCAAGGTGAAAGCACGAAAGGTCACATCACTTTTCAGCACGATGGGAGGCAATGCTATTAGCCGCCATGCACGCAAGACCGCAACCGAATTGATCCTTCACCTCGAGCCACGGTGA
- a CDS encoding PEP-CTERM sorting domain-containing protein, with amino-acid sequence MKIKRNAAVAALLACGLAISASAALASGYRTSLLDTQGASGSTAWGLNASGLVTGDVIALDGGTRASLWQLDGARIELDLMRGALASRASAVDAAGTVVGVSLLGRAPDSPEYFATAWSRDGRARALATLGPGQSWANGINDAGHIVGAFSHIVATQSRTDAVRWDADGTVHTLASLGGSYSQANGINGRGQIVGYSGSADGGGGAVLWESDGSIRQLAALGEEMRFTWATRINAQGQVVGQSNASFEDAQTRASTWLPDGSVQTLPQGGAIGASAYALNDAGTVVGFSILGGGQHRATIWEHGAAQDLNRFIDAGLAQAGWYLSEARAINEGGWVAGEARNSLTGEVRGFVLSPVPEPASYALMLGGLLALMAWRRRGA; translated from the coding sequence ATGAAGATCAAACGCAATGCGGCCGTTGCCGCACTGCTGGCCTGCGGGCTGGCCATCTCTGCGAGCGCGGCGCTGGCCAGCGGGTATCGAACCAGTCTGCTGGACACACAGGGCGCCTCAGGCAGCACGGCCTGGGGCCTCAATGCCTCGGGGCTGGTGACGGGCGATGTCATCGCCTTGGACGGCGGCACAAGAGCCAGCCTCTGGCAGCTCGATGGGGCGCGGATCGAGCTGGACCTCATGAGGGGTGCACTCGCCAGCCGGGCCTCGGCGGTTGATGCTGCGGGCACCGTGGTGGGGGTGTCGCTGCTCGGGCGCGCGCCCGACAGCCCCGAGTATTTCGCGACCGCCTGGAGCCGGGATGGCCGGGCCAGGGCTTTGGCGACTCTGGGGCCGGGCCAGAGCTGGGCAAACGGCATCAACGATGCCGGGCATATCGTCGGCGCCTTCAGCCACATCGTGGCGACGCAGTCGCGAACCGATGCGGTCCGCTGGGATGCGGACGGGACTGTTCATACCCTGGCCAGCCTGGGCGGCAGCTACAGCCAGGCCAATGGCATCAATGGCCGGGGTCAAATTGTCGGCTACTCGGGCTCTGCGGATGGCGGCGGCGGCGCCGTCCTGTGGGAGAGCGATGGATCCATTCGTCAGCTTGCGGCCCTGGGCGAGGAGATGCGCTTCACCTGGGCGACGCGGATCAATGCCCAGGGTCAGGTCGTGGGCCAGAGCAATGCCAGCTTCGAGGACGCCCAGACCCGCGCCAGCACCTGGCTCCCCGATGGTTCGGTGCAGACCTTGCCCCAGGGCGGCGCCATCGGGGCGTCCGCCTACGCGCTCAACGACGCGGGCACGGTGGTGGGCTTCTCTATCCTCGGTGGCGGTCAGCACCGAGCCACGATCTGGGAGCATGGCGCGGCGCAGGACCTGAATCGCTTTATCGACGCGGGGCTTGCTCAGGCGGGCTGGTACTTGAGCGAGGCCCGCGCCATCAACGAGGGCGGCTGGGTGGCCGGCGAGGCCCGCAACAGCCTGACGGGCGAGGTGCGCGGTTTCGTGTTGAGCCCCGTGCCCGAGCCCGCTAGCTATGCCCTGATGCTGGGCGGCCTGCTGGCACTGATGGCCTGGCGCCGTCGCGGCGCCTGA